The following proteins come from a genomic window of Flavobacterium crocinum:
- a CDS encoding nuclear transport factor 2 family protein: MKKTLLLLLFVVSLANAQADKIKINQTLDAWHKAAGEVKYDAYFKTLADDAIYIGTDATENWTKKEFAIWAKPYFDKGTTWNFKALERHIFFDKSGKIAWFDELLDTQMKICRGSGVLVKVGNEWKIQHYVLSMTIPNDEVDAITKIKAPIEGALIAKLQKK, encoded by the coding sequence ATGAAAAAAACACTTTTACTTCTTTTATTCGTCGTTTCTTTAGCGAATGCTCAGGCAGACAAAATCAAAATCAATCAAACTTTAGATGCGTGGCATAAAGCAGCCGGCGAGGTAAAATATGATGCGTATTTCAAAACTTTGGCAGACGATGCTATCTACATAGGAACCGATGCAACAGAAAACTGGACCAAAAAAGAATTTGCCATCTGGGCAAAACCTTATTTTGACAAAGGAACAACCTGGAATTTCAAAGCGCTGGAACGTCATATCTTTTTTGATAAAAGCGGAAAAATAGCCTGGTTTGATGAATTGTTAGATACTCAGATGAAAATTTGCCGCGGTTCGGGCGTTTTAGTTAAAGTGGGGAACGAATGGAAAATTCAGCATTATGTTTTATCGATGACCATTCCGAATGATGAGGTGGATGCGATAACTAAAATAAAAGCCCCAATTGAAGGCGCTTTGATCGCGAAGCTTCAAAAGAAATAA
- a CDS encoding HPF/RaiA family ribosome-associated protein, whose amino-acid sequence MKVQINTDKNIEGSARLESYFAAETEKSLDRFQDKITRVEIHFGDENGEKFSLHDKKCVIEVRPVKLQPITVTEHAESLEKAFSGALAKAKKSLTTTFEKIKEH is encoded by the coding sequence ATGAAAGTACAAATCAACACCGACAAAAACATTGAAGGAAGTGCAAGATTAGAAAGCTATTTTGCTGCAGAAACAGAAAAAAGCTTAGATCGTTTTCAGGATAAAATTACTCGCGTAGAAATTCATTTTGGAGACGAAAATGGAGAAAAATTCAGCTTGCATGACAAAAAATGCGTAATCGAGGTTCGTCCTGTAAAATTACAGCCTATCACTGTGACAGAACATGCCGAAAGTCTTGAAAAAGCATTTAGCGGTGCTTTGGCTAAGGCAAAAAAATCGTTGACTACAACTTTCGAAAAAATAAAAGAACATTAA
- a CDS encoding helix-turn-helix domain-containing protein: protein MDIKQRFGLKIKELRKLNGLSQEKLANLAEIDRTYLPTIEKGERNVSIEVVERLAKALKVKIADLFNE, encoded by the coding sequence ATGGACATTAAACAAAGATTTGGGCTTAAAATTAAAGAACTGAGAAAACTTAATGGTTTATCTCAAGAAAAGCTCGCGAATTTAGCAGAGATTGATAGAACGTACTTACCAACAATTGAGAAAGGTGAAAGAAACGTTTCTATTGAGGTTGTAGAAAGGTTGGCAAAAGCTTTAAAGGTAAAGATAGCAGATCTCTTTAATGAATAA
- a CDS encoding McrB family protein: MSTEKIEKIRQFIKQKAEEFGAKNDKEYNKSYVERNNTKPDTLNDNKAFFGFIHPNEELTGAFHDFSLTIFPCAEDKSWLVCLGVGSGGFKNDYELATYPGLRRLFSKLIDERGFCKTDFTDIETTLPNTITNSEELAHIKRTINTYSKVLPVCQIVEKPDSEEGRKIISAFVAGYAKLRNWPSNNDHRKAISKALNSFITNKNTNEVEEIERLLNDRKYVVLQGAPGTGKTRTTKEIAEKINAKTFFTQFHAETSFSDFIFGIQPNLNNEQLSYKQNLGIFTEAVKYATEHTDKDVLLIIDEINRANLSNVLGPIFYLFEHKMDKMNVEIEISPDFKLNNLPSNFYVIASMNTADRSLSVVDFALRRRFAWFDLKPTPIEGKEEDLGNLKVNKINDSNEYFFIEDFLKINQIFDWYASSSELSLQPGQGYFIAKSEEEMKSRIQYEIFPLIKEYLQEGLVRSAKEEFNNYFNKRINKSLFE; encoded by the coding sequence ATGAGCACAGAAAAGATAGAAAAAATTAGGCAATTTATTAAACAGAAAGCCGAAGAATTTGGAGCAAAAAATGACAAAGAGTATAACAAATCTTATGTAGAAAGAAATAATACAAAACCAGATACTTTAAATGATAATAAAGCTTTTTTTGGATTTATTCATCCAAATGAAGAATTAACAGGAGCCTTTCATGATTTTTCTTTAACTATTTTTCCATGTGCTGAAGATAAATCTTGGCTAGTTTGTCTAGGTGTTGGTTCTGGTGGTTTCAAAAATGATTATGAGCTCGCTACATATCCTGGCTTAAGAAGGCTTTTTTCGAAACTTATTGATGAAAGAGGTTTTTGTAAAACAGATTTTACTGATATAGAAACAACTCTCCCGAATACTATTACAAATAGTGAAGAGCTTGCACATATTAAAAGAACTATAAACACTTACTCAAAAGTTTTGCCAGTCTGTCAGATTGTTGAAAAACCTGATAGTGAAGAAGGACGAAAAATAATATCTGCTTTTGTTGCAGGATATGCAAAACTTAGAAACTGGCCATCGAACAATGATCACCGTAAGGCAATATCAAAAGCTTTAAATTCATTTATCACAAATAAAAATACGAATGAAGTTGAAGAAATAGAGCGTTTATTGAATGATCGAAAGTATGTTGTTCTTCAAGGGGCTCCGGGAACTGGAAAAACTAGAACGACTAAAGAAATAGCTGAAAAAATCAATGCAAAAACTTTTTTTACTCAATTTCATGCTGAAACAAGTTTTTCAGACTTCATTTTTGGTATACAACCAAATTTAAATAACGAACAACTTAGTTATAAACAAAATTTAGGAATTTTCACTGAAGCTGTGAAATATGCTACTGAACATACAGATAAAGATGTACTTCTGATAATTGATGAAATAAATAGAGCTAATCTTTCTAATGTTTTAGGACCAATTTTTTATTTATTTGAACATAAAATGGACAAAATGAATGTAGAAATTGAGATTTCGCCTGATTTTAAACTAAATAATCTCCCAAGTAATTTTTATGTAATAGCTTCAATGAATACAGCTGATAGAAGTTTATCAGTAGTTGATTTTGCGTTAAGAAGAAGGTTTGCATGGTTTGATTTAAAACCAACACCGATCGAGGGTAAAGAAGAGGATTTAGGAAATTTAAAAGTGAATAAAATAAATGATTCAAATGAATATTTTTTCATTGAAGATTTTCTTAAAATAAATCAAATTTTTGACTGGTATGCTTCAAGTTCTGAACTTTCATTACAACCTGGTCAAGGTTATTTTATTGCAAAGAGTGAAGAAGAAATGAAAAGCAGAATTCAATATGAAATATTTCCATTAATAAAAGAATATTTACAAGAAGGATTAGTTAGAAGTGCCAAAGAAGAATTTAATAATTATTTTAATAAACGTATAAATAAATCACTTTTTGAATGA
- a CDS encoding AsmA family protein: MQQTLLQIKTFLQSDPFKKYARRFGFFILGLITLLLLACGALSIYFNQNKAEIIAKVNHKINENINGKFHITDFHYKFLTGFPNFTLALNEVELKDNQWQSHKHTLLKAKEIEARLNILSLLKNEINIHKILINDAEIYIYKAENGYSNVNIFKPKKKKTETNKEKPETTIDEVNLNNVHVTIDNHLGHKLFDFAVANLDSKVNYDGENWQTNLYLKTKINNLAFNTVHGSFAKEKVLEGNFDISYSEARQKIDIKTQKLKIGSDAFDIKAFFNIGKQNSLFGINIETHILWRSASNLLSANISSKLNQFDLKKPIEVNCDIKGDLNVEGDPKIVVQADIRNNELTIPDGLFTNCSFKGIFTNNFKPEKGFNDPNSAIILKNFKAEYTTIPLTIAQAVISNLEKPIATGIVNADFDISKLNGMANEKILHFESGHAKANLNFQFDIVDLYINKPRFTGEVDIDNATFDYLPKNIHAEKTAVQLSFTEQALYIKKIAYKHKNNIIRIDGKIDNFLNLYYDAPEKMVVNWNIYCPNIDVKQFLGVLKNSPAQKTIQKKTVKKKNVNFTNQLKSVIEKCTAVINLKADKITYGSLTATNTKATLQMLNSKLLLKNGTLQTSGGSIAFNGAIQPSGNQYIFSSTAQVNRVDIASFLRSFNNFGIKSFSPKNIKGRLSSNANVTGLTSSKGDLIVNSMRGKLDFTVNQGALLNFDPIMKIGKFAFPLRDVENITFSDLSGSLNLRGEQIDINKLTISSSVLNFDIDGIYSFGRGTNLALTIPLRNSKNDAQLATKAERKAVRERGIVLHLIAYDNEGKIKVKWGKRGKS, translated from the coding sequence ATGCAGCAAACTTTACTTCAAATAAAAACCTTTCTTCAATCTGATCCGTTTAAAAAATATGCCAGACGTTTTGGATTTTTTATTCTGGGATTAATAACATTGCTCCTTCTTGCCTGTGGTGCATTGTCCATTTATTTCAATCAGAACAAAGCGGAAATTATTGCAAAAGTCAATCATAAAATCAATGAAAATATCAACGGGAAATTTCACATAACCGATTTCCATTATAAGTTTCTGACTGGTTTTCCGAATTTTACTTTAGCCTTAAATGAAGTAGAACTGAAAGACAATCAATGGCAAAGTCACAAACATACTTTATTAAAAGCCAAAGAAATAGAAGCGCGTTTAAACATTTTAAGTTTATTAAAGAATGAAATCAACATTCATAAAATCTTAATTAATGATGCCGAGATTTATATTTATAAAGCTGAAAACGGATATTCGAATGTAAACATCTTTAAGCCAAAAAAGAAGAAAACGGAAACCAATAAAGAAAAACCCGAAACGACTATTGACGAAGTAAACCTCAACAATGTTCATGTTACGATAGACAATCATCTCGGGCACAAATTATTTGATTTTGCTGTAGCCAATTTAGACTCGAAAGTGAATTATGACGGCGAAAACTGGCAGACCAATTTATATTTAAAAACCAAAATAAACAACCTTGCCTTTAATACTGTTCATGGAAGTTTTGCCAAAGAAAAAGTACTGGAAGGAAATTTCGATATTTCGTATTCTGAAGCCCGTCAAAAAATTGATATTAAAACCCAAAAGCTTAAAATTGGTTCTGATGCTTTTGATATTAAGGCCTTCTTTAATATCGGAAAACAAAACTCGCTTTTCGGAATCAATATCGAAACCCATATTTTATGGCGAAGCGCTTCTAATTTGCTTTCTGCGAATATCAGTTCCAAACTCAATCAGTTTGATTTGAAAAAACCAATTGAAGTCAACTGTGACATTAAAGGCGATTTGAATGTTGAAGGCGATCCGAAAATTGTGGTTCAGGCCGATATTCGAAATAACGAATTAACGATTCCCGACGGTTTATTTACCAATTGTAGTTTCAAAGGTATTTTTACGAATAATTTTAAGCCCGAAAAAGGTTTTAATGATCCGAACTCGGCAATTATTCTTAAAAATTTTAAAGCCGAATACACGACCATTCCCCTTACCATTGCACAAGCTGTTATTAGTAATCTCGAAAAACCAATCGCCACCGGAATCGTAAATGCTGATTTTGATATTTCAAAACTGAACGGAATGGCAAATGAAAAAATCCTTCATTTTGAAAGCGGACACGCCAAAGCCAATTTAAATTTTCAGTTTGATATTGTCGATTTATATATCAACAAACCCCGTTTTACAGGTGAAGTCGATATTGATAATGCCACATTTGATTATCTTCCGAAAAACATTCATGCCGAAAAAACAGCTGTCCAATTATCGTTTACAGAACAAGCGCTTTACATTAAAAAAATAGCCTATAAACATAAAAACAATATCATTCGCATTGACGGAAAAATCGATAATTTCCTGAATTTATATTACGATGCACCCGAAAAAATGGTCGTAAACTGGAATATTTACTGTCCGAATATCGATGTAAAACAATTTTTAGGAGTTCTGAAGAATTCTCCGGCACAGAAAACGATTCAGAAAAAAACAGTTAAAAAGAAGAATGTCAATTTTACGAATCAGCTGAAATCGGTAATCGAGAAATGCACCGCTGTAATCAACCTTAAAGCTGATAAAATCACTTACGGTTCGCTTACAGCAACGAATACAAAAGCAACTTTACAAATGCTGAATTCTAAATTATTGCTTAAAAACGGAACATTACAAACTTCCGGCGGAAGTATTGCTTTCAACGGAGCGATTCAGCCCAGTGGTAACCAGTATATTTTTAGCTCAACAGCGCAGGTAAACCGCGTAGATATTGCAAGTTTTTTACGGTCTTTCAACAATTTCGGAATTAAATCTTTCAGTCCAAAAAACATTAAAGGACGATTGAGCAGCAACGCTAATGTTACCGGTTTAACGAGCAGCAAAGGTGATTTAATTGTGAATTCAATGAGAGGAAAATTAGATTTCACCGTCAACCAGGGCGCCCTGCTTAACTTTGATCCGATTATGAAAATTGGCAAGTTTGCTTTTCCGCTTCGTGATGTCGAAAATATTACGTTCAGCGATTTATCGGGTTCGCTGAATCTGCGCGGAGAACAGATCGATATTAATAAACTCACCATAAGTTCCAGCGTCCTGAACTTCGACATAGACGGAATTTACTCTTTCGGCCGGGGCACGAATCTCGCACTTACGATTCCGCTTCGAAATTCTAAAAATGATGCTCAACTGGCAACTAAAGCAGAACGTAAAGCCGTTCGCGAACGTGGAATTGTCCTGCATTTGATTGCTTATGATAATGAGGGGAAGATTAAGGTTAAGTGGGGGAAGAGGGGAAAATCGTAG
- the trxA gene encoding thioredoxin: MALAITDATFDEVVLKSDKPVMVDFWAAWCGPCRMVGPIIDQLSEEYAGKVVVGKVDVDANQEFAAKYGVRNIPTVLVFQNGEVVGKQVGVAPKQAYADSLDALL, translated from the coding sequence ATGGCATTAGCAATAACAGATGCTACTTTTGATGAAGTAGTTTTAAAATCAGATAAACCAGTAATGGTAGATTTTTGGGCAGCATGGTGTGGTCCTTGTAGAATGGTTGGTCCAATCATTGACCAATTAAGCGAAGAGTACGCTGGTAAAGTAGTTGTTGGTAAAGTAGATGTAGATGCTAACCAGGAATTTGCTGCAAAATATGGTGTGCGTAACATACCAACTGTTTTGGTGTTTCAAAATGGTGAAGTAGTAGGAAAACAAGTAGGAGTAGCTCCGAAACAAGCCTACGCAGATAGCTTAGACGCTTTATTGTAA
- a CDS encoding tetratricopeptide repeat-containing sensor histidine kinase, translating to MKKLLFLLLVFLNFNAFAQQEPNLARYKTTDEKLKIWLKYTNQFLDAEDYPNLIKAANKGITLSGNQLAYKSRFYFIKGNAYEFNNNQNKEAAANYELALKYAQKARHLKNETSSLMRLNYAYYALNETSKRKHLIEYIKKVVDTTKNIHTKSVLYGSLGEYYLDKAEYETFISYQLKAINYKKLLDKNVANAETIGVSYCQIAAAYTKMKLYNKAIEYLNYSQPYIKTSPYVSAFSCNYYLQCFVPLKNIDSIQKYYNLIYTYPSKKDSLFLNLSFANRSLSEYYANEGNPKNAFNYAKKAVILAQKSTDEEILMEANAVMGRVLYEKGEYKKAIETLKKASVNALTYDKESFVIINKKLSQSYAALGQWKEAYYYNEIYSKNNDEMMEQSAKQSIANAEARYQNKTKIQEIKTLSTENTIKNIQIEDARLQRIFLISGIALITIIGLLLLKQNRNRKKTNLKLQALNQELDEANKIKARFFSILNHDLRSPISNLIHFLHLQKENPELIDEETAVRMQHKITTGAENLLSSMEDILLWSKGQMENFKPQFRKTQMAVLFEETEKHFSSIENIEIVFENPENIILETDENYLKTIIRNLTGNAIKALDKTPNAKIIWKAWQENQKNYLSITDNGPGGTQEKFKALYDQSEVIGIKSGLGLHLIRDLATAINCKIEVCSKPDAGATFTIIFNK from the coding sequence ATGAAAAAATTATTGTTTCTGCTTTTAGTATTTTTAAATTTTAATGCTTTTGCGCAGCAGGAACCTAATTTAGCACGTTATAAAACTACAGACGAGAAACTAAAAATCTGGCTGAAGTACACCAATCAGTTTTTAGATGCTGAAGATTATCCTAACCTTATAAAGGCTGCTAATAAGGGAATTACCCTTTCGGGAAATCAATTGGCTTATAAGTCCAGATTTTACTTTATAAAAGGAAACGCTTACGAATTTAATAACAATCAAAACAAAGAAGCTGCGGCCAATTATGAACTGGCTCTAAAATATGCACAAAAAGCCAGACATTTAAAGAATGAAACTTCTTCTTTAATGCGTCTCAATTATGCGTATTATGCTCTTAATGAAACGTCCAAAAGAAAACATTTAATAGAGTACATTAAAAAAGTTGTAGATACCACCAAAAACATTCACACCAAATCTGTTCTCTATGGAAGTCTTGGCGAATATTACCTGGACAAAGCAGAATATGAAACTTTCATTAGTTACCAGCTGAAAGCCATCAATTATAAAAAACTTTTGGATAAAAATGTAGCCAATGCAGAAACCATTGGTGTTTCTTATTGCCAGATTGCTGCCGCCTACACTAAAATGAAATTATACAATAAAGCGATTGAATATTTAAATTATTCCCAGCCCTACATAAAAACGTCTCCTTATGTAAGTGCTTTTTCCTGTAACTATTACCTACAATGTTTTGTTCCTTTAAAAAATATTGACAGTATTCAAAAATACTACAACTTAATTTATACTTATCCTTCAAAAAAAGATTCTTTATTTCTTAATTTAAGTTTTGCAAACCGAAGTTTATCTGAATATTATGCAAACGAAGGCAATCCAAAAAATGCTTTCAATTATGCTAAAAAAGCAGTTATACTGGCACAAAAATCTACCGATGAAGAAATTCTAATGGAAGCTAATGCTGTAATGGGAAGGGTTTTGTATGAAAAAGGAGAATACAAAAAAGCGATCGAAACCCTAAAAAAAGCTTCTGTAAATGCTCTAACCTACGACAAAGAGTCTTTTGTTATAATTAATAAAAAACTATCGCAAAGCTATGCCGCTCTCGGGCAATGGAAAGAAGCTTATTATTATAATGAAATTTACAGCAAAAACAATGATGAAATGATGGAGCAATCCGCTAAACAAAGTATTGCCAATGCCGAAGCCCGTTATCAGAATAAAACTAAAATTCAGGAAATTAAAACCCTTTCTACTGAAAATACCATCAAAAATATTCAGATTGAAGATGCACGTTTACAACGTATTTTTCTCATTTCCGGAATTGCTTTGATTACCATAATTGGATTATTATTATTGAAACAAAATCGAAACAGAAAGAAAACCAATCTGAAACTTCAGGCTTTAAATCAGGAACTGGATGAAGCCAATAAAATTAAAGCCCGTTTCTTTAGTATTTTAAATCACGATTTAAGAAGTCCTATTTCGAATCTGATTCATTTTCTTCATCTTCAAAAGGAAAATCCAGAATTAATTGATGAGGAAACCGCAGTCAGAATGCAGCATAAAATTACAACAGGAGCCGAAAACTTATTATCCTCTATGGAAGATATTTTGCTTTGGAGTAAAGGACAAATGGAAAATTTTAAACCTCAGTTCAGAAAAACCCAAATGGCTGTGTTATTTGAAGAAACCGAAAAACATTTTTCGAGTATAGAAAATATCGAAATTGTATTTGAAAACCCTGAAAATATCATTTTAGAAACAGACGAGAACTATCTAAAAACCATTATAAGAAACCTTACCGGAAATGCCATTAAAGCTTTAGACAAAACTCCAAATGCCAAAATCATCTGGAAAGCCTGGCAGGAAAACCAGAAAAACTATCTTTCGATTACTGATAACGGTCCAGGCGGTACACAGGAAAAATTTAAAGCCTTATACGATCAATCTGAAGTTATCGGAATCAAATCCGGTTTGGGTCTTCATTTAATTCGGGATCTTGCAACAGCTATCAATTGCAAAATCGAAGTTTGCTCGAAACCCGATGCAGGAGCTACTTTTACTATTATTTTTAACAAATAA
- a CDS encoding LytR/AlgR family response regulator transcription factor, which yields MMKKYSCIIVDDDEIDRLTVVSYAKKFPVLDILGIFESAEEAVPFLEKQKVDILFLDIDMPGLNGIEFRKQALEVPVCVFITAHPEHAVESFQIETLDFIVKPLKLDRFTQTINRIEEFMEIKLKASLFEASIGGDTIYIKEGHEQTKVKLHEILYLEALKDYTLVVTERKRHCVLSSIGNLLKEDHFQSFVRIHRSYAVQKQYVQKINSTEIILNNEAVIPIGRSYKENLNLIA from the coding sequence ATGATGAAAAAATACTCTTGTATTATTGTTGACGATGACGAAATTGACAGACTTACGGTAGTTTCTTATGCCAAGAAATTTCCGGTTCTGGATATCTTAGGTATTTTTGAATCAGCTGAAGAGGCTGTTCCTTTTTTAGAAAAACAAAAAGTAGATATCCTGTTTTTAGATATTGATATGCCGGGATTAAACGGAATTGAATTTAGAAAACAAGCACTTGAAGTTCCGGTCTGCGTTTTTATAACCGCACATCCCGAACATGCTGTAGAAAGTTTTCAGATCGAAACGCTTGATTTTATTGTAAAACCCTTAAAACTGGATCGTTTTACACAAACCATAAATCGTATCGAAGAATTTATGGAAATCAAACTGAAAGCCTCTTTGTTTGAAGCCAGTATTGGTGGCGATACGATTTATATTAAAGAAGGCCATGAACAGACTAAGGTTAAACTTCATGAAATTTTATATCTGGAAGCTTTAAAAGATTACACTCTGGTAGTTACAGAACGAAAAAGGCATTGTGTGCTTTCGAGTATCGGAAATCTTTTAAAGGAAGATCATTTTCAGTCTTTTGTTCGTATTCACCGAAGTTATGCAGTGCAGAAACAATATGTTCAGAAAATCAATTCGACTGAAATTATTTTGAATAATGAAGCTGTGATTCCGATTGGAAGAAGCTATAAGGAAAACTTAAACCTAATTGCATGA
- a CDS encoding DUF4082 domain-containing protein, producing the protein MRAFKTIFTIILTAALAISCSSDDKDNTPKFETENPLAAYYTATGFSTVTNFVNSGDYEFGLAFTPTVKGKIKAITLKLPATNPSVRVTIWDYTSKAVLRSETLNVATADVEVKKEISELALDKDKKYLITMNSNDWYKKNKADLTNATYPVTAGKIKIEEYRWISGTAQIFPTNVSANYNAGDLSFDFQQTE; encoded by the coding sequence ATGAGAGCTTTTAAAACTATTTTTACAATTATATTAACCGCTGCTCTGGCCATTTCCTGCAGCAGTGATGATAAAGATAATACACCAAAATTTGAAACCGAAAATCCGTTAGCAGCTTATTATACTGCAACAGGTTTTAGTACCGTAACCAATTTTGTAAACTCGGGAGATTACGAATTCGGATTGGCATTTACGCCAACCGTAAAAGGGAAAATAAAGGCAATTACGCTCAAACTTCCCGCGACAAATCCCAGCGTTCGAGTAACAATCTGGGATTATACATCAAAAGCAGTATTGCGTTCTGAGACTTTAAATGTCGCAACAGCAGATGTTGAGGTGAAAAAAGAAATAAGCGAACTGGCTTTAGATAAAGATAAAAAATACCTGATTACCATGAATTCTAATGATTGGTACAAAAAGAATAAAGCAGATCTTACCAATGCAACTTATCCTGTTACAGCAGGAAAAATTAAGATTGAGGAATACAGATGGATTTCCGGAACTGCACAAATTTTCCCAACGAACGTTTCGGCAAATTACAACGCAGGAGATTTAAGCTTTGATTTTCAACAAACAGAATAA